The Vidua chalybeata isolate OUT-0048 chromosome 21, bVidCha1 merged haplotype, whole genome shotgun sequence genome contains a region encoding:
- the PRDM12 gene encoding PR domain zinc finger protein 12, with the protein MMGSVLPAEALVLKPGLKPQGLSLAEVITSDILHSFLYGRWRNVLGEQLFEEKSSPKTAFTAEVLAQSFSGEVQKLSSLVLPSEVIIAQSSIPGEGLGIFSKTWIKAGTEMGPFTGRVISPEHVDLCKNNNLMWEVFNEDGTVRYFIDASQEDHRSWMTYIKCARNEQEQNLEVVQIGNSIFYKAIEMIPPDQELLVWYGNSHNTFLGIPGVPGLEEEQKKNKHEDFHAVETGASTTGRMRCVICHRGFNSRSNLRSHMRIHTLDKPFVCRFCNRRFSQSSTLRNHVRLHTGERPYKCQVCQSAYSQLAGLRAHQKSARHRPPNASLQAHSPALPVPHPASLAHHIPTMVL; encoded by the exons ATGATGGGCTCGGTGCTGCCCGCCGAGGCCCTGGTCCTCAAGCCTGGGCTGAAGCCGCAGGGGCTCTCGCTGGCCGAGGTGATCACCTCCGACATCCTGCACAGCTTCCTCTACGGCCGCTGGAGAAACGTCCTGGGCGAGCAGCTCTTCGAGGAGAAGAGCAGCCCCAAGACAGCCTTCACGGCCGAAGTCCTGGCTCAGTCCTTCTCCGGAG AGGTGCAGAAGCTCTCCAGCCTGGTGCTGCCGTCGGAAGTGATAATCGCCCAGAGCTCCATCCCCGGGGAAGGGCTCGGCATCTTCTCCAAGACTTGGATCAAGGCTGGCACCGAGATGGGGCCGTTCACGGGCAGGGTCATCTCCCCCGAACATGTGGACCTGTGCAAGAACAACAACCTCATGTGGGAG GTGTTCAACGAGGACGGCACAGTGCGGTACTTCATCGACGCCAGCCAGGAGGATCACCGCAGCTGGATGACCTACATCAAATGTGCACGGAACGAGCAGGAGCAGAACCTCGAGGTGGTCCAGATCGGGAACAGCATCTTCTACAAGGCCATTGAG ATGATTCCTCCAGACCAAGAGCTGCTGGTCTGGTATGGGAACTCCCACAACACCTTCCTGGGcatcccaggtgtgccagggctggaagaGGAGCAGAAGAAGAACAAACATG AGGATTTCCACGCGGTGGAGACGGGGGCCAGCACGACGGGGCGCATGCGCTGCGTCATCTGCCACCGCGGCTTCAACTCCCGCAGCAACCTGCGCTCCCACATGCGCATCCACACCCTGGACAAGCCCTTCGTGTGCCGCTTCTGCAACCGCCGCTTCAGCCAGTCCTCCACCCTCCGCAACCACGTCCGCTTGCACACGGGCGAGCGGCCCTACAAGTGCCAGGTTTGCCAAAGTGCCTATTCCCAGCTCGCGGGGCTGCGGGCGCACCAGAAAAGCGCCCGCCACCGGCCCCCCAACGCCTCCCTGCAGGCCCACTCGCCcgccctgcccgtgccccacCCTGCCTCCCTGGCCCATCACATCCCCACCATGGTGCTGTGA
- the EXOSC2 gene encoding exosome complex component RRP4, which yields MAAVSLGLHRNEAREAPRCQEQTWLPSHRPCCPHSRWRRPRPQARFRQQPTWRAEGACGGAKMAAVTMRLPAARAPLDSSAPRGGEKHLVAPGDTITTDTGYMRGHGTYVEDEKLIASVAGVVERVNKLVCVRALKARYNGEIGDIVVGRITEVQQKRWKVETNSRLDSVLLLSSINLPGGELRRKSAEDELAMRDYLQEGDLISAEVQSIFSDGAVSLHTRSLKYGKLGQGVLVQVSPSLVKRQKTHFHDLPCGASVILGNNGFIWIYPTPEQKDDKAGGYTANLEPVPLSDREVISRLRNCIMALVTHKIMLFDTSILYCYEASLPHKIKDILKPEVTEEIVLEARQRLLDSEG from the exons ATGGCCGCGGTCTCCCTTGGGCTCCACCGGAACGAAGCCCGAGAGGCCCCTCGCTGCCAGGAACAAACATGGCTGCCCAGTCACCGCCCCTGCTGCCCTCACTCAAGATGGCGGCGCCCGCGCCCTCAGGCGCGCTTTCGCCAGCAGCCAACATGGCGGGCGGAAGGCGCGTGCGGCGGGGCCAAGATGGCGGCGGTGACCATGAGGCTGCCGGCCGCCCGCGCGCCCCTGGATTCCAGCGCGCCCCGGGGCGGCGAGAAGCACCTGGTGGCACCGGGGGACACGATCACCACGGACACGGGATACATGAG GGGCCACGGTACTTATGTGGAGGACGAGAAGCTGATCGCCTCGGTGGCCGGCGTGGTGGAgagggtgaacaagctggtgTGTGTCAGGGCGCTGAAGGCCAG GTACAACGGCGAGATCGGCGACATCGTGGTCGGCAGGATTACGGAG gTTCAGCAGAAGCGATGGAAAGTGGAAACAAATTCCAGGCTGGATTCAGTCCTGTTGCTGTCGTCTATAAATTTACCTGGTGGGGAGCTG agaaggaaatcagCAGAAGATGAGCTTGCAATGAGGGACTACCTGCAGGAAGGGGATCTCATCAGT GCAGAGGTCCAGTCTATATTTTCTGATGGGGCTGTATCGCTGCACACCCGGAGCCTGAAGTATGGGAAG CTTGGCCAGGGTGTGCTGGTTCAGGTCTCTCCCTCCCTTGTGAAACGCCAGAAGACTCATTTCCATGACCTGCCCTGTGGTGCATCCGTGATCCTCGGCAACAACGGCTTCATCTGGATCTACCCAACTCCGGAGCAGAAGGATGACAAGGCCGGAGGCTACACGGCCAACTTGGAG CCAGTTCCCTTGTCTGACCGGGAGGTGATCTCACGGCTCCGAAACTGCATCATGGCTCTGGTTACTCACAAGATTATGCTCTTTGACACCAGCATCCTGTATTGCTATGAAGCATCCCTTCCTCATAAG ATCAAGGACATTCTCAAACCAGAGGTGACAGAGGAGATCGTTCTGGAAGCTCGACAGAGGCTGCTGGATTCAGAGGGATAG